The following coding sequences lie in one Zingiber officinale cultivar Zhangliang chromosome 2B, Zo_v1.1, whole genome shotgun sequence genomic window:
- the LOC122045620 gene encoding chaperone protein ClpB3, chloroplastic-like, with the protein MTSVFCATNHSLRPLPPPSNACRSRFCSNALALHASFRCRASGKTIRALRWSDTLGRSDLFLSKRVGRSGSVLRSVVIRCEAPKDGRITQQEFTEMAWQAIVSSPEVAKESKHQIVETEHLMKALLEQKNGLARRIFSKSGVDNTKLLEATDRFIQRQPKVLGESVGSMLGRDLEALIQRAREYKKEYGDSFVSVEHLVLGFAEDRRFGKQLFKDFQISLNNLKSALQAIRGRQNVIDQDPEGKYEALEKYGKDLTAMAREGKLDPVIGRDDEIRRCIQILSRRTKNNPVLIGEPGVGKTAISEGLAQRIVQGDVPQALMNRKLISLDMGALIAGAKYRGEFEDRLKAVLREVTESEGQIVLFIDEIHTVVGAGATNGAMDAGNLLKPMLGRGELRCIGATTLDEYRKYIEKDPALERRFQQVYVDQPTVEDTISILRGLRERYELHHGVRISDSALVEAAILSDRYISGRFLPDKAIDLVDEAAAKLKMEITSKPTALDEINRSVLKLEMERLSLTNDTDKASKDRLNRLETELSLLKEKQAELTEQWEHEKAVMTRIQSIKEEIDRVNVEIQQAEREYDLNRAAELKYGSLNSLQRQLQEAEKDLIEYKSSGKSMLREEVTGSDIAEIVSKWTGIPVSKLQQSEREKLLFLEEELHKRVVGQDPAVKAVAEAIQRSRAGLSDPNRPIASFMFMGPTGVGKTELAKALASYMFNTEEALVRIDMSEYMEKHAVSRLIGAPPGYVGYEEGGQLTETVRRRPYAVILFDEIEKAHSDVFNVFLQILDDGRVTDSQGRTVSFTNTVIIMTSNVGSQYILNMNDELESRDSTYEAIKQRVMDAARSIFRPEFMNRVDEYIVFQPLDREQINSIVKLQLERVQKRVADRKIKIQVTDAAVEFLGSLGYDPNYGARPVKRVIQQNVENELAKGILRGDFKDEDSILVDTEVTVFSNGQLPLQKLVFRKIDDADASSDASSSEGQEAFLPS; encoded by the exons ATGACGTCTGTGTTCTGCGCCACAAACCACAGCCTCCGCCCCCTTCCACCGCCATCGAATGCCTGCCGGAGCCGCTTCTGCAGCAACGCACTCGCCCTCCATGCCTCCTTCAGGTGTCGGGCCTCCGGCAAGACAATCAGGGCCTTGAGATGGTCGGACACCCTCGGGAGGAGCGATCTCTTCCTGTCGAAGAGGGTCGGGCGCTCGGGTAGCGTCTTGAGGTCTGTTGTCATCAGATGCGAAGCGCCCAAGGATGGAAGG ATCACTCAACAAGAATTCACTGAGATGGCTTGGCAAGCTATTGTTTCATCACCAGAAGTTGCAAAAGAAAGCAAACATCAAATAGTGGAGACTGAACATTTAATGAAAGCATTGTTAGAGCAAAAAAATGGGCTTGCACGTCGAATATTTTCCAAGTCAGGAGTTGATAATACTAAGCTACTGGAAGCTACTGATAGATTCATCCAGCGTCAGCCTAAG GTCTTGGGCGAATCTGTTGGTAGTATGTTAGGTCGAGATCTTGAAGCTTTAATTCAGCGAGCCAGGGAATACAAAAAGGAATATGGTGACTCTTTTGTATCTGTAGAACATCTTGTACTCGGTTTTGCAGAAGATCGGCGATTTGGAAAACAACTCTTCAAGGATTTTCAGATTTCATTGAACAATTTAAAATCTGCCCTTCAAGCTATAAGAGGACGGCAAAATGTCATTGACCAAG ATCCTGAGGGTAAATATGAAGCATTAGAAAAATATGGAAAAGATTTGACTGCTATGGCACGTGAAGGGAAACTTGATCCAGTCATTGGAAGGGATGATGAAATTCGTAGGTGCATTCAGATCTTATCAAGGAGAACAAAGAACAATCCTGTATTGATAGGCGaacctggtgttggaaagactgCTATATCAGAAGG GTTGGCGCAAAGGATAGTGCAAGGGGATGTTCCACAGGCTTTGATGAACCGCAAG CTGATTTCTCTTGACATGGGTGCACTCATTGCTGGGGCAAAGTATAGGGGAGAATTTGAAGATAGACTAAAAGCTGTTCTGAGAGAAGTGACGGAATCTGAAGGCCAGATAGTCCTTTTCATTGATGAGATTCATACTGTTGTGGGGGCAG GTGCCACAAATGGGGCCATGGATGCAGGTAACCTTTTGAAACCAATGCTTGGACGTGGAGAACTGCGCTGCATTGGTGCCACGACTCTTGATGAGTATCGCAAGTATATTGAGAAAGATCCAGCTTTGGAGCGTCGTTTTCAGCAAGTTTATGTTGATCAGCCTACAGTAGAGGATACAATATCAATATTACGTGGATTGCGTGAGAGATACGAGCTACATCATGGTGTCCGCATATCTGATAGTGCTCTCGTGGAGGCTGCTATTCTTTCTGACCGCTATATAAGTGGCCGGTTTTTGCCAGATAAAG CTATTGACTTGGTTGATGAAGCAGCTGCCAAGCTAAAGATGGAGATTACATCTAAACCAACTGCTCTGGATGAAATTAATCGATCTGTATTGAAGTTGGAGATGGAGCGGCTCTCATTAACTAATGATACTGATAAAGCTTCAAAAGATAGGTTGAACCGCCTTGAAACAGAACTGTCACTGTTGAAGGAGAAGCAGGCTGAACTTACTGAGCAGTGGGAACATGAGAAAGCAGTAATGACAAGAATTCaatcaataaaagaagag ATTGATAGGGTGAATGTAGAAATTCAGCAGGCAGAGCGTGAATATGATCTTAATCGGGCAGCTGAATTGAAATACGGAAGCCTTAATTCTCTACAACGTCAGCTTCAAGAGGCAGAAAAGGACCTAATTGAGTATAAAAGTTCAGGCAAATCAATGCTTAGAGAAGAGGTAACTGGGAGTGACATTGCAGAAATAGTCAGCAAATGGACTGGCATTCCTGTATCTAAGCTGCAACAATCAGAGAGAGAGAAGCTACTGTTTCTGGAAGAAGAACTCCACAAGCGAGTTGTTGGTCAAGACCCAGCTGTGAAAGCTGTTGCTGAGGCTATTCAACGGTCCAGAGCTGGTCTCTCAGATCCCAACCGGCCAATCGCTAGTTTCATGTTCATGGGTCCGACTGGAGTTGGCAAGACAGAATTGGCAAAAGCACTTGCTTCTTATATGTTCAACACTGAAGAAGCTTTAGTGAGAATAGACATGAGCGAGTACATGGAAAAGCATGCAGTGTCAAGATTGATTGGAGCCCCACCAGGCTATGTTGGATACGAGGAAGGGGGACAGTTGACTGAGACTGTTCGCAGAAGGCCTTATGCAGTTATATTGTTTGACGAGATCGAGAAGGCACATTCTGATGTGTTCAATGTTTTCCTTCAGATTCTGGACGATGGTAGAGTGACTGATTCACAGGGCCGGACAGTGAGTTTCACAAACACAGTTATAATTATGACATCTAATGTTGGTTCCCAATACATATTAAATATGAACGATGAATTAGAATCGAGGGATTCCACATATGAGGCTATCAAACAGAGAGTGATGGATGCTGCTAGGTCAATCTTTCGGCCTGAATTCATGAATCGTGTTGATGAGTATATTGTTTTCCAGCCCTTGGATCGCGAGCAAATAAACAGTATTGTGAAGTTACAG TTGGAAAGAGTGCAAAAGCGAGTTGCAGATCGAAAGATCAAAATTCAGGTGACTGATGCCGCCGTTGAGTTTCTTGGAAGCCTCGGGTACGATCCCAACTATGGTGCAAGGCCAGTGAAGCGTGTTATTCAGCAGAACGTGGAGAACGAACTGGCAAAGGGCATTCTGAGGGGAGACTTCAAGGATGAGGATAGTATCTTGGTGGACACTGAAGTCACAGTTTTCTCCAATGGTCAGCTTCCTTTGCAAAAGTTAGTGTTTCGTAAGATAGACGATGCAGATGCTTCTTCGGATGCGTCTTCATCTGAGGGCCAGGAGGCCTTCTTGCCTAGTTGA